A single genomic interval of Lucilia cuprina isolate Lc7/37 chromosome 2, ASM2204524v1, whole genome shotgun sequence harbors:
- the LOC111679634 gene encoding uncharacterized protein LOC111679634, producing the protein MAPSQMENQQEQTLGQGYTHKKFNCGYSHKKLGLRLRKREQENKENLSQNQSDQVKSNKPASKGLFRPYALDNNNTPRKRKLSTSSESSEESYYTPIITSAQTSYSYQQQSSQLGITATATSSPQTCPSPALSPNSYAMRLQRQRAALYMRYMMQMQQQNPTAVQTATGYPMGYPNITAPIFNGF; encoded by the coding sequence ATGGCTCCCTCACAAATGGAAAATCAACAAGAACAAACTTTGGGCCAAGGATACACCCACAAGAAGTTCAACTGCGGCTATTCACACAAAAAATTGGGTCTACGTCTCAGAAAACGTGAGcaggaaaataaagaaaatctctcGCAAAATCAAAGTGATCAAGTCAAATCAAACAAACCTGCATCTAAAGGACTCTTCCGTCCTTATGCCTTAGATAACAACAATACCCCCAGAAAACGTAAACTCTCTACATCATCAGAATCGTCAGAGGAAAGTTATTACACACCTATCATCACATCAGCCCAAACATCATATTCATATCAGCAGCAATCATCACAACTTGGGATAACAGCTACTGCAACATCCTCTCCTCAGACTTGTCCATCTCCCGCCCTAAGTCCCAATTCCTATGCCATGCGCTTACAAAGACAACGTGCTGCCCTCTATATGCGTTATATGAtgcaaatgcaacaacaaaatccCACTGCTGTACAAACTGCAACCGGTTATCCCATGGGTTATCCCAATATTACAGCTCCCATTTTCAATGGTTTCTAA